From the Leptospira congkakensis genome, the window TGAGAAAGGAAGATTTTACTAAATTGATTTTAGTCATATTGGCTCTTTCAAAAAATTCAGTTTGAGTTGGTCCTGGACAAAAACATGTTACTGTTACACCGTAATCTCTCACTTCTTCTGCAAGCCCTTCACTAAGAGAAAGAACATATGCTTTTGATGCATAGTAATTTGACATCAGTGGACCTGGTTGGTAGGCAGCAGTGGAGGCAACATTTAGGATGTATCCGTCTTTTTCAGCAACCATATCTTGCAAAAACAAATGGCAAAGTTCTGCGAGAGTTGTGACATTCAATTGGATTAGTTGGGATTCTTTTTCAAAAGAATTTTTATGGAATTCTCCGTTGAGACCAAAACCAGCATTGTTCACCAAACAGTGAATCGATAACTTTAGTTTTTTGACTGCTTTGTATAAAACTTCACTTGAGTTTGGTTTTGCTAAATCTTGAGCAATGACGACACTTTGTAGTCCGTGTTTGTTTTTGATCTCTGCGGCCAAAGCCTTCAATCGATCTGCGCTCCTTGCAACTAAAACAGGAGTGTATCCCTTTTCAGCCAATGCAAAAGCAAAATCCTTTCCGAGTCCAGTGGAAGCACCTGTAATTAACGCGTATTTCATAGAGGGAAATTTATTACGGAATGTAAAAGTTGGCAATTCGAAACTAAATAGTTTTGGAAATTTTGAATGCCTGGTCAATATTAGTTTTATGAGCCAACCTCTCACCCATCCGCTTCATACCATCCAAAAAGAAAGAGCCATCATCTTCATCCTTGCTGCCCTCCAATTTTTACACATTTTGGATTTTGTCATCATGATGCCCCTGGGCCCGGTATTTATGGAGAGCTTCAAAATCAATTCCGCCGCTTTTGGATTACTTGTTTCTTCTTATTCCATTAGTGCTGGATTGTTTGGACTCATTGGTGCATTGTTTTTGGATTCATATGATCGCAAATTAAGCCTTCTCGTCTTATTTTTTGGATTTTCCTTTGGAACCTTACTTTGTGCATTTGCTCCCAATTATGGATTTTTACTTTTTGCTAGGGTTGTTGCCGGTGGATTCGGCGGAATGATCGGCGCCACTGTCCTTTCCATCATCGGAGACATCATTCCTGTTTTTAGAAGAGGAACTGCTACTGGTGTTGTGATGAGTTCGTTTTCAGTGGCTTCCGTCATTGGAATCCCAATTGGTTTGTCTTTGGCTAATAAGTTTGGATGGCATTTCCCATTCCTTTCTTTGGCAATTGCAGGTTTTTTAATTTTACCAATTGGTTATAAAGTATTACCTTCGATTCGTTACCATTTGGATTCAGATGTTCATCCGAAACAATCTCAACTTAAATCTTTACAACAAGTGATTACCAAAAAAGATCATTTTGCCCCCTTTATTTTTATGGTGTTTTTGATGTTTGGTGGATTTACCATCATTCCTTTTCTTAGTCCATTTCTAGTGTCTAACGTTGGTTTAGCGATTGATGAACTTCCTTATATTTACTTTTTTGGTGGATTGTTTACTTTTTTTACAAGTCGATTCATTGGAAAATTATCAGATCGTTATGGAAAATTGAAAGTTTACCAAATCATTTCGATTGTGGCAGTGATTCCCATTGTGATTGTTGTTACTTTGACAAAAACTTCATTACCTGTTGTGCTTACTGTCACAACATTATTTATGATTTTGGTTTCAGGGCGAATGGTTCCTGCATTTGCAATGATCACTTCTGCTGTGGAACCAAGAATTCGTGGTAGTTTTATGTCTGTCAATTCTGCCATCCAGCAGATTTCTTCGGGTGCTGCTTCGTACATTGCGGGATTGATATTGGTACAATCTGCTGATAACCAACTCATCAATTACGAACTCGTAGGAATGATTTCTGTATTTAGTTTGTTGTTTAGTGTTTACTTAGCGAAAAAAGTTAAAATTGCAGGATAAATATGAAATTCTGTAGAATAAACTGACGAACGTTAGCTTATTCTACAATTCTAATTTACCGGTGTCAAGAAAATCGATGATCATTAGTTTTTGAGATATAGTGATCATCTTTTTTTCGAGAAGTTGGTTTAAAATTTCTGCAGCGGTTCCAATTTCCATACCATTCAGTTCCGAAAAAATGTATTGGAAGTTTTTATCGATTCGATTTTCACCAATATAGTTAATCAATTTTTCACTTGTTTCTAAAATCAATTGTTGTCTATGGATGAGCCCTTCCATTGTGGAAAGGATAATTGAAACTTCTGGATCTTCTGCAAAGAGTTGCATCATATGATCATAGATTTTTGGTGATTGGAGCGGTAGTTCGTAAATGGAATCCCCAAGTGCGGTATATAAAGATTTTTCTTCTTCGAAATCTAGGCCGGTGTATTTATTCAGATTGGAAACAATTTCTGACGGTAAAATTACAATGAACTGACAGCCATATTCTGGTTCTTTTAAGTAACGAACAAAATATTGAATCAAATCACAAATACGTAAATAACTAACAAAAGTCCAGTATTTGAAACTTCGAATATCAAACATATGTTTGATAGATTTTTCTCTTTTGATTGATTCTCGAATGTTCATATAGTTTTCGAAATCACATTTAAAAAGATAACTGAGAGTATGATTTGAAAACGATTCGATGATTTCCCTTACGAGTGTTGGTTCACCAATATAAAGAAAATAAGAAATTAATTCTAAATTGTCTTTGGAAGTCCAAATAAACTTTTCTAAAGTTTTTGCAGGGATCTGCGAAAATGCAGAAATACCAATTTTGAATGTAACCTTATCTTGTAAAAATGCTTCGAGTTTTTCCTTGGCAATACAATCTTCGTCAACGTCTTGTTTTGCGAATGATAGCCTGCAACTAGGGGGACAGGCTTCATATAAGGATGTACCGAGAAAACATTTTGGCATAGACTACTGTAATAATTCTCCACAATCTCTCATTTCAGGAGCGTATGGATTTTTTACTTCTTTTCCTGTCATTAACCAAGATTTATCAACCATTGGACAGTAAAATCGATTGTACTTAGATTGGTTGGGAACTTCTGTTTTGATTTGAATCAATATTTCTTGAATTTTAGAAATTTTTTCATAGTTAGATTCTAGATCTGCACCCGCAACAGGGAGGAGGGGACGTAAAGTCTCAGACCAGGCCTTCAATTTCGGATGTCCGCTGGTTACGAAAGCATCAATTGCTTCTGAAAAAGTTTTCCAATTGGGTTTTGGATCGTCTTTTAGATACTCTTCCAGAAGAATTTGGTTCTCCGCCAGGAGTTTTGCCGCTAGGTTTTCATGGGCAGTTTCAAATGGAACGACCTCTTCCTTACAAGAAAGGGCAAAAATGGCTAAAACGATGAGTGAAATCCGAAATACATTCATATTTTGATTCTTTTTACCCAAGTGGGAATTGGAATTCAAATTTTAGTTTCGAGTTTGTTGGAGGACGTTGCTTTTTTCTCGACAAAGCCGGTTTTTCAAGCATGATGACAGAAAAGTTCACGAAGGTGTAATTCCATTATGATTATTGTAGAAGGCATTGGCCACGTCAGTATCCCCGTCTCCCAACTCGACACCTCTATTGATTTTTACCGGGACATTTTTGACTTCGAAGTGGAGACAAAGAAGGCTACTGAGGCAATTCTTTCTCTGGATTCCTTTCGTATCCGATTGGTAAAAGCAGAAGTTTCCGACAGATCTCTTCCTCTCCTTAGTTTTGTGATGGATGTGGATGATTTCACAGAAGCTATCAGCGAACTTGAGGAAAAGAACGTAAAGATCATCAAAGGACCAGAAGGAACAGATTCTGGAGAGTGTTTAACCTTTGCAGATCCTAGCCAAAATTTAATCGAGATTTTCTATTCCAATTAAATCCTGTTGATTTTTTAAAAATCATACTTACTATCCTCTTGGTATGTCTGTAGAGAACCAAGGGGATGGGAACGAATTAGAACAACTTACCGATTTTAAAAAAGGGTATGTTTATTTCCTCACCAGCTTCCAGAATTTGGTGGGAAGTTTCCTCCAATTTCTTAGCACCGGCCTCACTGAAGCCAACAAACGCGAAATCCTTCCATTTCGAAAGAACCTCGATCAAGAATTAGATAAAGCACAAAAAAAAATCAAAGAGATCATCTTTAATTTAGATGAAAAACATATATATGCCCAAGTGCGGAAGGAATACTCTCGCTACTTTTCACGTAACTTAGATGAGGTGAATCGGGATGATTTTATCCAATTTCATTTAATCTTTGAAATGCTTCGTTACTTCTATATCGAAAGTAAAGAAGCTTGGGTTTATTTACGTGAAGCAGTTTTAAATACAAAGTTTAGCGATCCAGATTTCCAAACTAATGCTTTATTAAACTACAGAATTTTACCCGCTTTGGAAAGATTAAACCAATTAGAAATTTTTCTCAAACGGATGTGTTTTATCTTACAAATTGACAATCCAAATTATCTAACTGAGTATAAACCCACCAAACCAAAGTTCCGTGATCGTATTATTTATCGTTTGTCTTCCGTTTTTGATGAATCTTTATATAATAAACCGACTTCTGTAGAACCAGAAGATTCGGGAATTGTATACAAAGCAGATGAAGTAATCCAAAAAAATGCTGAAGATCCGAATCAAAAAAAAGAATGGGCCAATCAAAAAGCCAAACTGAAAGAAGAAAGTGCGGCAAATTAC encodes:
- a CDS encoding VOC family protein, with amino-acid sequence MIIVEGIGHVSIPVSQLDTSIDFYRDIFDFEVETKKATEAILSLDSFRIRLVKAEVSDRSLPLLSFVMDVDDFTEAISELEEKNVKIIKGPEGTDSGECLTFADPSQNLIEIFYSN
- a CDS encoding MFS transporter is translated as MSQPLTHPLHTIQKERAIIFILAALQFLHILDFVIMMPLGPVFMESFKINSAAFGLLVSSYSISAGLFGLIGALFLDSYDRKLSLLVLFFGFSFGTLLCAFAPNYGFLLFARVVAGGFGGMIGATVLSIIGDIIPVFRRGTATGVVMSSFSVASVIGIPIGLSLANKFGWHFPFLSLAIAGFLILPIGYKVLPSIRYHLDSDVHPKQSQLKSLQQVITKKDHFAPFIFMVFLMFGGFTIIPFLSPFLVSNVGLAIDELPYIYFFGGLFTFFTSRFIGKLSDRYGKLKVYQIISIVAVIPIVIVVTLTKTSLPVVLTVTTLFMILVSGRMVPAFAMITSAVEPRIRGSFMSVNSAIQQISSGAASYIAGLILVQSADNQLINYELVGMISVFSLLFSVYLAKKVKIAG
- a CDS encoding SDR family NAD(P)-dependent oxidoreductase, with product MKYALITGASTGLGKDFAFALAEKGYTPVLVARSADRLKALAAEIKNKHGLQSVVIAQDLAKPNSSEVLYKAVKKLKLSIHCLVNNAGFGLNGEFHKNSFEKESQLIQLNVTTLAELCHLFLQDMVAEKDGYILNVASTAAYQPGPLMSNYYASKAYVLSLSEGLAEEVRDYGVTVTCFCPGPTQTEFFERANMTKINLVKSSFLIMQSREVVDIGLDALFSKKVVKIPGFMNFLVAQSVRFSPKFLVRKIAKFLHQAA
- a CDS encoding DUF3347 domain-containing protein, with product MNSNSHLGKKNQNMNVFRISLIVLAIFALSCKEEVVPFETAHENLAAKLLAENQILLEEYLKDDPKPNWKTFSEAIDAFVTSGHPKLKAWSETLRPLLPVAGADLESNYEKISKIQEILIQIKTEVPNQSKYNRFYCPMVDKSWLMTGKEVKNPYAPEMRDCGELLQ